Proteins encoded by one window of Microcoleus sp. FACHB-831:
- the cobA gene encoding uroporphyrinogen-III C-methyltransferase, with the protein MNSTIAQEKRRSCLGKVYLVGAGPGDPGLMTLKGKGLLQCADVVIYDALVSPPILEMINPYAEKIDAGKRMGRHSLLQEETTQLIIEKAQTEAIVVRLKGGDPFIFGRGGEEMEDLVNAGVPVEVVPGITSGIAAPAYAGIPLTHRNYSSSVTFVTGHESAGKYRPAINWQAIAHGSETIVIYMGVHNLPYIIEQLQLAGKSLETPIALVRWGTRPEQEELIGTLETIVEQVEQTGFSAPAIAVIGAVVNMHSILSYCRPS; encoded by the coding sequence ATGAACAGCACAATCGCACAAGAAAAGAGGAGAAGCTGTTTGGGTAAGGTATATTTGGTGGGTGCAGGGCCGGGAGATCCGGGACTGATGACGCTCAAGGGAAAAGGGCTATTACAGTGTGCCGATGTCGTAATTTATGACGCCCTAGTGAGTCCTCCAATTCTAGAAATGATTAACCCGTATGCAGAGAAGATTGATGCGGGAAAAAGAATGGGACGTCACTCGTTGTTGCAGGAAGAAACTACACAGTTAATAATAGAAAAAGCGCAGACAGAAGCAATAGTTGTGCGGCTGAAAGGCGGCGATCCCTTTATATTTGGTCGCGGTGGCGAGGAGATGGAAGACTTGGTTAATGCTGGAGTACCAGTGGAAGTTGTACCAGGGATAACATCGGGAATTGCCGCACCAGCTTATGCAGGAATTCCTTTAACTCACAGAAATTATAGTTCCTCAGTTACGTTTGTTACCGGACACGAGTCGGCGGGAAAGTACCGACCTGCTATTAATTGGCAAGCGATCGCGCACGGTTCAGAGACAATTGTTATCTACATGGGCGTTCACAATCTGCCCTACATTATCGAACAATTGCAATTAGCTGGAAAGAGTTTAGAGACTCCAATTGCCTTAGTCCGTTGGGGTACTCGACCCGAACAAGAAGAATTGATTGGTACTTTGGAAACAATAGTAGAGCAAGTTGAGCAAACTGGATTTAGCGCCCCCGCGATCGCCGTTATTGGTGCAGTAGTTAATATGCACAGTATTCTGTCATATTGTCGCCCGTCTTAA